The following are encoded in a window of Peromyscus maniculatus bairdii isolate BWxNUB_F1_BW_parent chromosome X, HU_Pman_BW_mat_3.1, whole genome shotgun sequence genomic DNA:
- the LOC102909648 gene encoding toll-like receptor 13, giving the protein MPGAVKMSWGNLVPALQLLLLFIGLSLLSLVDTYGFNKCTQYEFDIHHVFCIRKKITNLTDAISDIPGYTTHLNLTENYIEILPARSFTNVPALLDLRLEWNFIWKIDEGAFRGLENLTLLNLVENKIQSVNNSFEGLSNLETLLLNHNQITHIHQKAFAPLVKLKYLSLARNNISNFSVILEAVQYLPCLEYLDLTNNSIIYLDHSPKSLVSLLHLSFQGNKLMELNFSALSLPNLTTLSASQNGHGVIQNVYLETLPQLRSLNLSGTSVKLEMLSAKHLQNIRVIDLSNRELRHGHLNVKTVCHLLRNLPMLEALVFQKNAINSEGIKHLAKCTRLLFLDLGQNSDLVHLNDSEFDALPSLQRLNLNKCQLSFISNRTWSSLQNLTILDLSHNKFKSFPDFAFSPLKGLKSLFLSRNPITELNNLAFSGLFSLKELNLAGCWIVTIDRYSFAQFPNLELLDLGANNIRTLNRGTFRCLKKLSVLILSHNRLEIIEPSAFSGLTYLHHLDLVYNSLSYFHKHLFSDLEKLQVLKLGFNKIKYETTRTLQYPPFMKLKSLKQLSLEGQQNGIQVVPSNFFQGLSSLQELLLGKNPSIFLDHRQFDPLINLTKLDISGTKGGDRSLYLNASLFKKLKRLKILRLENNNLDSLVPGMFSSLQSLQVLSLRFNNLKVINQSHLENLKSLMFFDVYGNKLQCNCDNMWFKNWSMNTGEVHVPFLRSYPCQQPESQSLLIDFDDAMCNFDFGMVYFFCSFSVVLTTMVFSWFSAKMISSLWYGLYICRAWYLTKWNKTEKKFLYDAFVSFSATDEEWVYKELVPALEEGSQTTFKLCLHHRDFEPGIDIFENIQNAINTSRKTLCVVSNQYLHSEWCRLEVQLASMKMFYEHKDVIILIFLEEIPNYRLSSYHRLRKLINRQTFITWPDSAHQQPLFWARIRNALGNETVEKENTHLIVVE; this is encoded by the coding sequence ATGCCTGGGGCAGTCAAGATGAGTTGGGGCAACTTGGTACctgctctccagctcctgctcctGTTCATCGGGCTTTCTCTGCTGTCTTTGGTAGACACATATGGGTTCAATAAGTGCACACAGTATGAATTTGATATTCACCATGTGTTCTGCATTCGGAAGAAGATCACCAACTTGACAGATGCCATTAGTGACATACCTGGATACACTACTCACCTCAACCTGACGGAGAACTACATTGAAATCCTTCCTGCCCGGAGCTTCACTAATGTGCCTGCTCTGCTGGACTTGAGACTAGAGTGGAATTTCATTTGGAAGATCGATGAAGGTGCCTTCAGGGGACTGGAAAACTTGACCCTTCTGAATTTAGTGGAAAATAAGATTCAAAGTGTGAATAACTCGTTTGAGGGCCTGTCCAACTTGGAGACCTTGCTCCTGAACCACAATCAGATTACCCATATTCACCAAAAAGCCTTTGCTCCTCTGGTCAAGTTGAAATATTTGAGCCTAGCTCGAAACAACATTAGCAATTTTTCTGTTATTCTTGAAGCAGTCCAGTATCTCCCGTGCCTGGAGTACCTTGATCTTACTAACAACAGCATTATCTACTTGGACCACAGTCCTAAGTCGTTGGTTTCTCTGCTCCACCTGAGTTTCCAGGGGAACAAACTAATGGAGTTAAACTTctctgccttgtcactgcctaacCTAACCACTCTAAGTGCTTCCCAGAATGGCCATGGCGTCATTCAGAATGTGTATCTGGAAACTCTGCCCCAACTCAGGAGCTTGAATCTGAGTGGAACATCAGTGAAACTAGAGATGCTTTCAGCCAAACACCTGCAGAATATAAGGGTTATAGACCTCAGTAACCGGGAGCTTAGACATGGTCACTTAAATGTGAAAACTGTTTGTCACCTCCTCAGAAACCTACCCATGTTAGAGGCGCTGGTTTTTCAGAAAAATGCCATCAATTCGGAGGGCATTAAGCATCTAGCAAAGTGTACCAGGCTTTTGTTCCTTGACCTGGGCCAAAACAGTGACTTGGTTCATCTCAATGACAGTGAGTTTGACGCTCTACCCAGTCTCCAAAGACTGAATCTAAACAAGTGCCAGCTTTCCTTCATCAGCAACAGGACCTGGAGTTCCCTGCAGAACTTGACCATCCTAGATCTGAGCCACAACAAGTTTAAAAGCTTTCCAGATTTTGCGTTTTCACCCTTGAAGGGCCtgaagtctctctttctctcaagaaACCCCATCACAGAACTCAATAACCTGGCCTTCAGTGGGCTATTTTCACTGAAGGAGCTCAACTTAGCTGGGTGCTGGATAGTAACAATTGATAGATATTCCTTTGCTCAATTTCCAAATTTAGAGCTCTTAGATCTTGGAGCCAACAATATCCGGACTCTCAACCGTGGAACCTTCCGATGTCTGAAAAAACTCAGTGTTTTGATTCTCTCCCACAACCGCCTGGAAATTATAGAGCCCAGTGCCTTTTCCGGTCTCACTTACCTACATCACCTTGACCTGGTGTACAATAGCTTGTCATATTTTCATAAACACCTTTTCTCGGACCTGGAAAAGCTGCAGGTTTTGAAACTCGGTTTTAATAAGATCAAATATGAAACCACTAGGACCCTTCAATACCCTCCATTTATGAAGCTCAAGTCTTTGAAACAGCTCAGTCTAGAAGGACAACAAAATGGGATTCAGGTTGTTCCAAGCAACTTTTTCCAAGGGTTGAGTAGCTTGCAGGAGTTACTCCTAGGAAAAAATCCCTCCATATTCCTGGACCACCGCCAATTTGACCCTCTGATTAATCTCACCAAGTTGGATATCTCAGGAACAAAAGGTGGAGATCGAAGTCTCTATTTAAATGCTTCCTTATTCAAAAAACTCAAAAGGCTAAAGATCCTGCGCCTTGAAAATAACAACTTGGATTCGTTGGTTCCTGGCATGTTCTCCAGCTTACAGAGCCTACAGGTCTTATCTTTAAGATTCAACAACTTGAAGGTCATTAATCAAAGTCATCTGGAGAATCTGAAATCATTGATGTTTTTTGATGTCTATGGGAACAAACTTCAGTGCAACTGTGACAATATGTGGTTCAAGAACTGGTCAATGAACACAGGGGAGGTCCACGTCCCCTTCCTCCGGAGCTACCCTTGTCAGCAGCCAGAGAGCCAGAGTTTGCTTATAGATTTTGATGATGCCATGTGTAATTTTGACTTCGGAATGGTCTACTTCTTCTGTTCCTTCAGTGTAGTTCTCACCACCATGGTCTTCTCTTGGTTCAGTGCCAAGATGATTTCCTCTCTGTGGTATGGTTTGTACATATGTAGGGCTTGGTACCTCACTAAATGGAACAAAACAGAGAAGAAGTTCTTGTATGATGCATTTGTCTCTTTCTCAGCCACCGATGAGGAGTGGGTATATAAAGAGCTTGTTCCAGCCCTAGAAGAAGGCAGCCAGACCACCTTTAAGCTCTGTCTTCACCACCGGGACTTTGAACCTGGCATTGACATCTTTGAGAACATCCAGAATGCAATCAACACAAGCCGGAAAACTTTGTGTGTGGTCAGTAACCAGTACCTGCACAGTGAATGGTGCCGGCTTGAAGTCCAGCTGGCCAGCATGAAGATGTTCTATGAGCACAAGGATGTCATTATCTTGATTTTCCTTGAAGAGATTCCTAACTATAGGCTGTCCAGCTACCACCGACTCAGGAAACTCATAaacagacagacatttatcacCTGGCCAGACAGTGCTCACCAGCAGCCGCTCTTCTGGGCTCGCATTAGAAATGCACTGGGCAATGAGACTGtggagaaagaaaatacacatCTAATTGTTGTCGAGTGA